The following proteins are encoded in a genomic region of Arachis stenosperma cultivar V10309 chromosome 4, arast.V10309.gnm1.PFL2, whole genome shotgun sequence:
- the LOC130975255 gene encoding uncharacterized protein LOC130975255: MLAKTQTGEELVDDLKLILGTLRKHRMRLNLTKCAFRMETGKFLGFMITQRGVEANLEKCKAILEMNSPANLKDVQRLMVYASNGNPKGHPLLQTHEKWYRLQMETRMRRRLPTLQKSTSGASHTLKTQNKRDIIPIL, encoded by the coding sequence ATGCTTGCCAAAACTCAAACTGGTGAGGAACTTGTTGACGACCTAAAACTCATACTAGGTACACTAAGGAAGCACCGAATGCGCCTCAATCTGACAAAGTGTGCCTTCAGGATGGAGACTGGGAAATTCCtgggttttatgatcacacaACGAGGAGTAGAGGCAAACTTGGAAAAATGTAAGGCTATCCTTGAGATGAATAGTCCTGCAAACCTTAAGGATGTTCAACGACTAATGGTATACGCTTCAAATGGGAACCCAAAAGGCCATCCCCTTcttcaaactcatgaaaaaTGGTATAGGCTTCAAATGGAAACCCGAATGCGAAGACGCCTTCCTACACTTCAAAAGAGTACTAGTGGAGCTTCCCATACTCTCAAAACCCAGAACAAGAGAGACATTATACCTATACTGTAA